From Tautonia marina, one genomic window encodes:
- a CDS encoding LEPR-XLL domain-containing protein produces MSRPSRSRSIGRHRPKHIERTRLQLEPLEPRTMLSADLPMPVAVSGAVGAEVLALEIASPSASAHERFVNRIATALVDQPLADAVQDRLVGWLDRGMSRERAAAMVLQSEPARRVEILNTYEKLLHREPTAGEFQFHLSETARGADQLAVIWRVIGSAEYFQNRGGGTHEGYLNAMADDLWQRSPTETETARWVGALDRGVPRSRVVADLLRSPSYREATAVRIASIATPGRVDEQLAARVSTAWQGPRALTRAKALMLGSAPYLDSILATPSLPPVSSLPESELASPPPVGYPFTPEFSLLTNWNPIAPGGVDLFSLASFGASPDGNYWVGTIASGLFAYDPVTMISTSVWSGAANSIAPISNTEAWLIGSDQWQEGPLFIASITSSGTLSTVADLPGGDSPSQIGASADGIVWVLGGSGTAYSYQEASDSWSVIPNNGFSIKQLGIGSASNIWAIGSDAQGSAVLLSWSSGGGWAVDSEFSGTTPTEVSAAADGSVWVVADSVLFLRPPGGSWAAVTKQTPPGMFFGIAANDRNRVLASFDSAQVLQVLSFGLLDRPATPFPEVTDQWDAGYAAINAGLGIVAPGGVRALYNDAIATLSGYLNKIESTLPGQEIPRPPDVSPTNWDAIKSQLINELNDVMGVNNLYTQLTTLNSDIGTVTNDRLVAAGTLVALTQSEQQNDTASLAIVGVFEAALAAMAAAFSGGAAIGAAAIASGIDNLIGDLTNQPNPGPDTKLEETYAALLTTLGNLFTDNVKTFAQQQTTIVGDYGMLSTLGTAISSGLWDWEDVTTSAIEQATSNSYDLFFYQTLMPIKWQIVYMEDYICDLYVCNQLKPPTYDLYEVVLQQSNTSLLADVWFVNQIGASTNPFDNPGPYPTEELLTAIWNLGVSQSDFYNAQNGWDLKIVNAT; encoded by the coding sequence ATGTCCAGGCCTTCCCGATCACGATCCATCGGCCGCCATCGCCCGAAGCACATCGAGCGAACCCGCCTCCAGCTCGAACCGCTCGAGCCCCGAACCATGCTTTCGGCCGATCTGCCGATGCCGGTGGCCGTGTCGGGAGCGGTGGGAGCCGAGGTCCTGGCCCTGGAGATTGCGTCTCCCTCCGCCTCGGCGCACGAGCGATTCGTGAACCGGATCGCCACGGCCCTGGTCGATCAGCCGCTGGCCGATGCCGTACAGGACCGGCTGGTCGGCTGGCTCGATCGGGGCATGTCCCGGGAGCGAGCGGCGGCGATGGTCTTGCAGTCAGAACCGGCTCGCCGAGTGGAAATTCTCAACACGTATGAGAAACTTCTCCACCGTGAACCAACCGCCGGCGAGTTTCAGTTCCACCTGAGCGAGACGGCCAGGGGTGCCGACCAGCTCGCCGTGATCTGGCGGGTGATCGGCTCGGCCGAATATTTCCAGAACCGCGGAGGAGGCACACACGAGGGGTACCTCAACGCGATGGCCGACGACCTCTGGCAGCGGAGCCCGACCGAGACCGAAACCGCCCGATGGGTTGGTGCGCTTGACCGGGGGGTTCCCCGCTCGCGTGTCGTGGCCGACCTGCTGAGGAGCCCGTCGTATCGGGAAGCAACGGCGGTCCGGATCGCCTCGATCGCCACCCCCGGCCGCGTGGACGAGCAACTCGCCGCCCGTGTTTCGACTGCTTGGCAAGGGCCCCGGGCCTTGACCCGGGCCAAGGCCCTGATGCTTGGGTCCGCCCCCTACCTGGATTCGATCCTCGCCACTCCGTCCCTCCCGCCAGTCTCCTCATTGCCCGAGTCCGAACTCGCCTCCCCGCCGCCGGTCGGTTATCCGTTTACCCCTGAGTTCAGCCTGTTGACGAACTGGAACCCGATTGCTCCGGGGGGCGTCGACCTGTTCTCGCTCGCCTCCTTCGGAGCCTCGCCGGACGGAAACTACTGGGTCGGCACCATCGCGTCGGGCCTGTTCGCATACGATCCGGTGACGATGATCTCGACCAGCGTCTGGAGCGGCGCAGCCAACTCGATCGCGCCCATCTCGAACACCGAGGCCTGGCTGATCGGTTCGGATCAATGGCAGGAAGGGCCGCTGTTCATCGCCTCGATCACCAGCTCGGGCACGCTCTCGACCGTCGCCGACCTGCCGGGGGGTGACTCGCCGTCTCAGATCGGCGCCTCGGCCGATGGCATCGTTTGGGTCCTGGGAGGTTCGGGGACGGCCTACTCGTATCAAGAGGCATCCGACTCGTGGTCGGTCATTCCCAATAACGGATTCTCGATCAAGCAACTCGGAATCGGTTCGGCGTCGAACATCTGGGCGATCGGCAGCGATGCTCAAGGAAGCGCGGTCTTGCTCTCGTGGTCGTCGGGCGGGGGCTGGGCTGTTGATTCCGAGTTCAGCGGCACCACTCCTACCGAGGTGTCGGCGGCGGCCGACGGCTCGGTCTGGGTCGTGGCCGATTCCGTACTCTTCCTTCGTCCTCCGGGAGGATCGTGGGCTGCCGTCACGAAGCAGACCCCGCCGGGCATGTTCTTCGGCATCGCGGCCAACGACCGAAACCGCGTGCTGGCCTCCTTCGACTCGGCGCAGGTGCTTCAGGTCCTCTCCTTTGGCCTGCTCGACCGGCCGGCCACCCCGTTTCCCGAGGTGACCGATCAGTGGGACGCCGGATACGCCGCCATCAACGCCGGCCTCGGTATCGTCGCGCCGGGCGGTGTCCGGGCGCTTTACAACGACGCAATCGCCACACTGAGCGGTTATCTCAACAAGATTGAGTCTACCTTGCCCGGTCAGGAGATCCCGCGACCGCCCGATGTGTCCCCGACCAACTGGGATGCCATCAAGAGCCAGCTCATCAATGAACTGAACGACGTGATGGGCGTCAACAACCTGTACACGCAGCTCACGACCCTCAATTCGGACATCGGCACGGTCACGAACGACCGGCTTGTCGCCGCCGGAACCCTCGTCGCTCTGACCCAGAGCGAGCAGCAGAACGACACCGCCTCGCTCGCGATTGTCGGCGTGTTCGAGGCTGCCCTTGCGGCCATGGCAGCAGCTTTCAGTGGCGGAGCGGCCATTGGCGCCGCGGCCATCGCCTCGGGGATCGACAACCTCATCGGCGACCTGACCAATCAGCCGAACCCCGGCCCCGATACGAAGCTCGAAGAAACGTATGCGGCGCTCTTGACCACCCTCGGAAACCTCTTCACGGACAATGTGAAAACCTTCGCTCAGCAGCAAACGACCATCGTCGGTGATTACGGGATGCTCTCGACCCTCGGTACGGCCATCTCCTCCGGGCTCTGGGACTGGGAAGACGTCACCACCAGCGCGATCGAGCAGGCCACGTCCAACAGCTACGACCTGTTCTTCTATCAGACGCTAATGCCGATCAAGTGGCAGATTGTCTACATGGAAGATTACATTTGTGATCTCTATGTCTGCAATCAGCTCAAACCGCCGACCTATGATCTTTACGAGGTTGTTCTCCAGCAAAGCAACACGTCTCTCCTGGCCGACGTCTGGTTCGTCAACCAGATCGGTGCGTCGACCAACCCCTTCGACAATCCCGGCCCGTACCCGACCGAGGAGCTGCTGACGGCCATCTGGAACCTTGGCGTCTCGCAGAGCGACTTCTACAACGCCCAGAACGGCTGGGATCTGAAGATCGTCAATGCAACCTGA
- a CDS encoding response regulator transcription factor, with protein MSKSSRLRAGDALAIHHLIGECRELGDDVTTWHQHLIEQLIKRLGGTVGLSGEQIDIHSGRMRFLGQHDWGWESDSSRAYFFDVFSQFVDTPGLSTLTTYSRKMIEHDGICLSRSTLFSEREWKATQDYEAFLRPIALDNPLWCMRSIPGVKGDESIGVTLLKTRGDREFDGRDRAFVQELVTVLAPLAGGPLARFSEPSPRDLAPRARQVLRCLLEGDSDKQIARRLHMSIYTVNQYTKAIYQHFRVHGRNELMARWIRRGWGSSFSWAD; from the coding sequence GTGTCGAAATCCTCTCGGCTCCGCGCGGGTGATGCGCTCGCGATTCACCACCTGATTGGCGAGTGTCGCGAGCTGGGCGACGACGTGACCACCTGGCACCAGCACCTGATTGAGCAATTGATTAAACGGCTCGGCGGGACAGTCGGTCTCTCCGGGGAACAAATCGACATCCATAGCGGCCGCATGCGATTCCTTGGCCAACACGACTGGGGATGGGAGTCCGACTCGAGCCGCGCGTACTTCTTCGATGTCTTTTCCCAATTCGTCGACACCCCGGGTCTTTCGACCCTGACCACGTACAGCCGCAAGATGATTGAGCATGACGGGATCTGTCTCTCACGATCGACGCTATTCTCAGAGCGAGAATGGAAAGCGACCCAGGATTACGAGGCCTTTCTTCGTCCGATCGCACTCGACAACCCCTTGTGGTGCATGCGATCCATTCCGGGAGTGAAGGGGGACGAATCCATCGGTGTGACTCTCTTGAAAACCCGAGGGGACCGAGAGTTCGATGGACGCGATCGGGCCTTCGTTCAGGAGCTGGTGACCGTGCTGGCTCCTCTGGCCGGTGGACCACTGGCCCGCTTCTCGGAGCCATCACCCCGCGACCTGGCCCCGAGGGCCCGGCAGGTCCTCCGCTGCCTGCTCGAAGGGGATTCGGACAAGCAGATCGCCCGACGCCTGCACATGAGCATCTATACCGTGAATCAGTACACCAAGGCCATCTATCAGCATTTCCGCGTTCATGGCCGCAACGAGCTGATGGCCCGCTGGATCCGGCGCGGCTGGGGCAGCTCGTTCTCCTGGGCCGATTGA
- a CDS encoding WD40 repeat domain-containing protein has translation MIRSGLRPGFGPDENPAGRFPTVTRGRVRVLTPGWSAIVLVAIVGVIGFEDDDRSGQGGASSLNVGRGERPIRKVAFTTDDTRVATLEVDGRLTFWEAEGGGFWTTIGGNDRVIRSFAFDPGCNMAALGHLDGSIRFMSLRTGEDCGRIELEQVSVHTLAFSPDGRRIATGQGDGRLTLWEVETRSLRLDLKTSQAPLLALAFSPDGRRLASAHADGLVIVWETETGRVQASTSCGRVLLRPLVFSPDGETLWWAIQHDKVVWRWDLGSGGEVQTVPCPVEEMVPMPDGRSLLVRIDQERVWQLSTETLRIQHRYRFPGRILCSMGVSSDGTRIALGGLETVEVATLAHFEDPSAED, from the coding sequence ATGATCCGTTCTGGTTTGCGACCGGGCTTCGGCCCCGACGAGAATCCGGCTGGGCGGTTTCCGACCGTCACGAGAGGCCGCGTGCGCGTGCTGACCCCCGGATGGTCCGCGATCGTCTTGGTGGCGATCGTGGGGGTAATCGGCTTCGAGGACGACGATCGGTCGGGCCAGGGGGGCGCGTCGTCCCTGAACGTGGGCAGAGGGGAACGGCCGATTCGCAAGGTCGCCTTCACGACGGACGATACGCGGGTGGCCACCCTGGAGGTGGACGGCCGCCTGACGTTCTGGGAGGCCGAGGGCGGGGGCTTCTGGACCACGATCGGCGGGAACGATCGGGTCATCCGGAGCTTCGCCTTCGACCCTGGGTGCAACATGGCCGCACTGGGACACCTCGACGGCTCGATCCGGTTCATGAGTCTGAGGACGGGCGAGGACTGCGGTAGGATCGAGCTAGAGCAGGTCTCCGTTCATACGCTGGCCTTTTCGCCCGACGGCCGCCGCATTGCCACAGGGCAGGGGGACGGTCGCCTCACGCTCTGGGAGGTGGAGACCCGGTCGCTGCGGCTGGACCTGAAGACGTCTCAGGCTCCGTTGCTGGCCCTGGCCTTCTCGCCCGACGGTCGCCGCCTTGCCTCGGCCCATGCCGATGGTTTGGTCATTGTGTGGGAGACCGAGACGGGCCGCGTGCAAGCCTCGACTTCTTGCGGGCGGGTGCTTCTCCGACCGCTGGTGTTCTCACCCGACGGTGAGACGCTCTGGTGGGCAATCCAGCACGATAAGGTCGTCTGGAGGTGGGACCTCGGCTCCGGCGGTGAGGTTCAGACGGTCCCTTGCCCGGTGGAGGAGATGGTCCCCATGCCCGATGGAAGGTCGCTTCTGGTGCGGATCGATCAGGAACGGGTGTGGCAACTCAGTACCGAGACACTCCGTATCCAACACCGGTACCGCTTCCCTGGACGCATCCTCTGCTCGATGGGGGTTTCGAGCGACGGGACGCGGATTGCTCTGGGAGGGCTTGAGACGGTGGAGGTCGCCACGCTCGCCCACTTCGAAGACCCATCGGCGGAAGATTGA